The sequence ctctggggaccgAGATAACAAGGAggacatctgactctggggaccgAGATAACAAGGAggacatctgactctggggaccgAGATAACAAGGAggacatctgactctggggaccgAGATAACAAGGAggacatctgactctggggaccgAGATAACAAGGAggacatctgactctggggaccgAGATAACAAGGAggacatctgactctggggacctAGATAACAAGGAggacatctgactctggggacctAGATAACAAGGAggacatctgactctggggacctAGATAACAAGGAggacatctgactctggggacctAGATAACAAGGAggacatctgactctggggacctAGATAACAAGGAggacatctgactctggggacctAGATAACAAGGAggacatctgactctggggaccgAGATAACAAGGAGGACATCTGACTCCATTGGTGCCAGTATGTTGCCTACAGACAGCAGGCTGGTTTAAAAAAAGGTTCCATACATGGGCAGCCTGgctgtatggagagagtgggcgGAATGGGGCAGCCTGgctgtatggagagagtgggcgGAATGGGGCAGCCTGgctgtatggagagagtgggcgGAATGGGGCAGCCTGgctgtatggagagagtgggtgGAATGGGGCAGCCTGgctgtatggagagagtgggcgGAATGGGGCAGCCTGgctgtatggagagagtgggcgGAATGGGGCAGCCTGgctgtatggagagagtgggcgGAATGGGGCAGCCTGgctgtatggagagagtgggcgGAATGGGGCAGCCTGgctgtatggagagagtgggcgGAATGGGGCAGCCTGgctgtatggagagagtgggcgGAATGGGGCAGCCTGgctgtatggagagagtgggcgGAATGGGGCAGCCTGgctgtatggagagagtgggcgGAATGGGGCAGCCTGgctgtatggagagagtgggcgGAATGGGGCAGCCTGgctgtatggagagagtgggcgGAATGGGGCAGCCTGgctgtatggagagagtgggcgGAATGGGGCAGCCTGgctgtatggagagagtgggcgGAATGGGGCAGCCTGgctgtatggagagagtgggtgGAATGTTcattgtgttgtctgttctccAGCTGAGTTCCAGCACTCCGGACAGTGTGTTCCTGCTGATAGACTATCTGAAGCAGCTGTTACTGTTCCTCCATACCAACTACCTGCTGCCAGCTCTCTCACACGCCTCCCATCTAATAGTACAGGCCTGGACGGCACTGCAGGACTCCTGCAGGTAGGTACCTCTCCCATCTAAAAGTACAGGATCTATACCCGGTCTGATCTGAGTGAGGTGAACAGCAGAAAAGTCATTTATCAGCTCCGGTTAATTAAGTAGATTAAAgtgcgagaggagggagaggggtggcaCTCTAGAAGGCGGGGGAGGGGCCGTACTGACacagtgaggagggagaggggtggcgCTCTAGAAGGCGGGGGAGGGGCCGTACTGACacagtgaggagggagaggggtggtgcTCTAGAAGGCAGGGGAGGGGCCATACTGacaaggtgaggagggagaggggtggtgcTCTAGAAGGCAGGGGAGGGGCCATACTGACACGGTGAGGAGTGAGAGGGGTGGTGCTCTAGAaggcgggggaggggccatactgaCACCGTGAGGAGGGAGACACGAGACACAGCAACCAACCCAGTTCTCTAGCGCTATAGTAGTCTAATAGGTTACTTATCATATATGATTACGTAGTACCTGTGTTGAATGCATTAACCTGGGAGAAACGAgttaagctagctaacgttagatagctaggctaattgaggctgcATGTGCTTTCTCATCCTACACTTAACAATTCcaacaactccattcagaatatCACGTTGCAGCCGACCCGTTGGCTCTTGGTCGTTGTGGCCTAGCCTTCTCCTTTtaattccatcttccattgatCAGATATCTCCTAACGGAGGGAGGCTTtatgactgtagcctattgccACTTGACTTCTGACTGGCCAACAACAAGATACACGCTCCGCTCTGGTGAAAAGCAAGAGCAGCAGCATAAATAcaaatctctccctctgtctactacAGCAGTCTGGTTCAGATCTGTACGGGCCCTTCAGACAACTCAGTTAAAATTACACAGAACCAAGACCCGTGAAAATCATATCAGATCCAACCCAGAACATTATTTAGAATTCTGGTACAGGTGGATCCAGACCCCCTCGGGTCACCGGGTCTCGGGTACAGGTGGATCCGGACCCCCTCGGGTCACCGGGTCTCGGGTACAGGTGGATCCAGACCCCCTCGGGTCACCGGGTCTCGGGTACAGGTGGATCCGGACCCCCTCGGGTCACCGGGTCTCGGGTACAGGTGGATCCGGACCCCCTCGGGTCACCGGGTCTCGGGTACAGGTGGATCCAGACCCCCTCGGGTCACCGGGTCTCGGGTACAGGTGGATCCGGACCCCCTCGGGTCACCGGGTCTCGGGTACAGGTGGATCCGGACCCCCTCGGGTCACCGGGTCTCGGGTACAGGTGGATCCGGACCCCCTCGGGTCACCGGGTCTCGGGTACAGGTGGATCCGGACCCCCTCGGGTCACCGGGTCTCGGGTACAGGTGGATCCGGACCCCCTCGGGTCACCGGGTCTCGGGTACAGGTGGATCCGGACCCCCTCGGGTCACCGGGTCTCGGGTACAGGTGGATCCATGAAGACCTCTAATATCAATACATTTgtataaatgaccaaagttacGATAGGATTGCCATATCGCTTCTGTTAATTATCCTGTAAATGTGTTTAATAGTGGTGTGATTGTTCCTGGGTATCTGTGTATTCATTCTGTATTAATTCCGTCTGTCTGTGTTCCAGTGGGGAggtgtctgtatcatgtctccagaCCTACGCC is a genomic window of Oncorhynchus kisutch isolate 150728-3 linkage group LG21, Okis_V2, whole genome shotgun sequence containing:
- the LOC116356180 gene encoding uncharacterized protein LOC116356180 — its product is MTVAYCHLTSDWPTTRYTLRSGEKQEQQHKYKSLPLSTTAVWFRSVRALQTTQLKLHRTKTRENHIRSNPEHYLEFWYRWIQTPSGHRVSGTGGSGPPRVTGSRVQVDPDPLGSPGLGYRWIRTPSGHRVSGTGGSGPPRVTGSRVQVDPDPLGSPGLGYRWIRTPSGHRVSGTGGSGPPRVTGSRVQVDPDPLGSPGLGYRWIRTPSGHRVSGTGGSGPPRVTGSRVQVDP